A region from the Aquila chrysaetos chrysaetos chromosome 15, bAquChr1.4, whole genome shotgun sequence genome encodes:
- the RACGAP1 gene encoding rac GTPase-activating protein 1 isoform X2 produces the protein METAMLNLRSLYDQLMRQAEVLSEGNEYQFIQLAKNFEEHRRKLQKTEHELGRCKDLLMKTEAERSALDVKLKHARNQVDVEIKRRQKAETDCEKLERQIQLIRELLMCDASGSIQLSEEQKSALAFLNRPQVSVGGSGNKRLSTIDESGSILSDISFDKTDESLDWDSSVVKAVRLKRREKRRSSRQFIEGPPGPQKKTRSIGSTVDQGNESIVAKTTVMVPNDGGPIEAISTIQTVPYSLRSRRKSGPLQPWSSESSIGSKQLESKSETDGSGTPQNNGGVRLHEFVSKTVIKPESCVPCGKRVKFGKISLKCRDCRVVTHPECRDRCPLPCIPTLTGTPVRIGDGTLMDFVPSTPPMIPSIIVHCVNEIEQRGLHETGLYRISGCDKTVRELKEKFLRAKNIPLLSKVDDIHAICGLLKDFLRSLKEPLLTFRLNKTFMEAAEISDEDNSVAAMYQAVGELPQANRDTLAFLMIHLQRVAQSPETKMDITNLAKVFGPTIVAHAVPDPDPMTLLQDTKRQPKVVERLLLLPMDYWSQLMMVEQENIDPAHVIENVNAYSTPQTPDVKVSMLGPLTTPEQQLSKTPSSSSLSQKVRSTFSKTTPKFGSKSKSTTQLGHQGNFFASPLLK, from the exons aGTTTATTCAGTTAGCAAAGAACTTTGAAGAGCATCGGAGAAAATTGCAGAAAACGGAGCATGAGCTTGGCAGGTGCAAAGATCTTCTCATGAAAACTGAAGCTGAACGTAGTGCTTTGGATGTGAAGCTGAAACATGCTCGCAATCAAGTGGATGTGGAGATCAAACGAAGGCAAAAAGCTGAAACGGACTGTGAAAAGCTG GAACGCCAAATACAACTGATTCGAGAGCTGCTCATGTGTGATGCATCCGGGAGTATTCAGCTAAGTGAAGAACAGAAGTCTGCCCTTGCCTTTCTTAACAGGCCACAGGTTTCTGTAGGGGGTTCAGGCAacaaaag GCTGTCTACAATAGATGAATCTGGCTCAATTCTGTCAGACATCAGCTTTGACAAGACTGATGAGTCACTG GACTGGGATTCCTCTGTGGTGAAAGCTGTCAgactgaaaaggagagagaagcgG CGGTCTTCCAGGCAGTTCATTGAAGGCCCGCCAGGTCCTCAGAAGAAAACTCGATCAATTGGCTCCACAGTGGACCAG gGAAATGAATCCATAGTAGCAAAGACAACTGTCATGGTCCCCAATGATGGTGGCCCAATTGAAGCTATCTCTACTATCCAGACTGTGCCTTATAGTCTGAGAAGCCGGAGGAAGAGTG gtcCTTTGCAGCCTTGGAGCAGCGAGTCAAGCATAGGCAGTAAGCAGCTGGAATCCAAATCGGAGACTGATGGCTCTGGCACCCCGCAGAACAATGGGGGAGTGAGGCTGCATGAATTTGTTTCAAAGACG GTTATCAAGCCAGAATCGTGTGTTCCATGTGGAAAGAGagtaaaatttggaaaaatctcTCTGAAGTGCAGAGATTGCCGTGTGGTCACTCATCCAGAGTGTCGCGACCGCTGCCCTCTTCCCTGTATCCCCACCTTGACAGGCACTCCTGTGAGAATTGGAGAT GGGACCTTGATGGACTTCGTCCCTTCTACTCCTCCAATGATCCCTTCCATCATAGTGCACTGTGTTAATGAGATCGAGCAGCGAGGGCTGCATGag ACGGGCCTTTACCGGATATCTGGCTGTGACAAGACAGTGAGGGAACTGAAAGAGAAGTTTCTTAGAgcaaaaaatattcctttgctCAGTAAAGTGGATGATATCCATGCTATCTGTGGCCTTCTTAAGGACTTTCTACGCAGCCTGAAAGAACCCCTTCTCACTTTCCGCTTAAACAAGACTTTTATGGAAGCTGCAG aaatctCGGATGAGGACAACAGTGTTGCTGCTATGTACCAAGCAGTTGGTGAACTTCCTCAGGCCAATAGGGACACCCTAGCTTTCCTCATGATCCACCTGCAGAG ggTGGCTCAGAGCCCGGAGACTAAAATGGACATTACCAACTTGGCCAAAGTCTTTGGCCCCACAATAGTTGCCCATGCGGTACCTGATCCTGACCCTATGACGCTTCTGCAAGACACTAAACGGCAGCCCAAG GTGGTGGAGCGACTTCTGCTGTTGCCTATGGACTACTGGAGTCAGTTGATGATGGTGGAGCAAGAAAACATTGACCCAGCTCATGTAATTGAAAACGTCAATGCCTACTCCACTCCACAGACTCCAGATGTTAAAG TGAGTATGCTTGGACCTCTCACTACTCCGGAACAGCAGCTCTCCAAGACGCCATCATCGAGCTCCCTGTCCCAGAAGGTCCGGTCTACCTTCAGCAAAACCACCCCCAA ATTTGGGAGCAAAAGCAAGTCAACAACCCAGCTTGGGCATCAGGGcaacttttttgcctctccTCTGCTGAAGTGA